Below is a genomic region from Prunus persica cultivar Lovell chromosome G3, Prunus_persica_NCBIv2, whole genome shotgun sequence.
GAAACAAATGAGTTGGTGGTATGCCTGTTTTTGGAGATCATACAAGGCATAAACATTTGGAACATCAATCACATGGTGAACATGGGTCCTTGCACCATGTGGCTAAGTTTTGCCATTCCCATGCTTAAAATCAGGGTTCATGGCAGTAGTTGGTCAAAGAACAAGTACTTGATCAGTATATAAATCTCATAATTTTATCAATAATTGAGTCAAAGACTCTACTTATGGCTTGATAGTCTacctaaaaaaacaaattaagaacAGTCAACAAAGCATTACAAACATTAATAATGAGAAATGGTTTGAAATGatgaaaatatgataaaattttcatgatTTAAAATAATGGGTTTTGGGATATTAATAATCAAATAAGATTGCAAGTAATGCAGATCCTATAAACTATGCAGCCCACTATAGAAATGGAAGCTCCAAATAACTCACTGTCATCTTGATGAAATTGTTACTTAAACTAAAACCACTAACCCCCCAATTAGCTAAAGAGCCTAACAAATGTACACAAAAGACAACaacaaattctaaaaataaaaacagggTTCTGTTCTGTTCTTTCTTCTGTTAGTGAcactattttttgtttttgcttttgtttttggtggagaatgacaaacccattttcattttgaacaaAATCCAGTGAAACTGGAATCAGCTTAGCTATAATTGCACCCCcataaaagaaagtaaaaaaagttTTAGCAGTGAACAAGAGAAATTAAATGAAGCTTACTTTGGGAGAGTGGTGATCAAGCTTGGGATTCTGGTAGACAATCTGTTGCTGGAGATCGAAACGAGTGGTTCGAGAAGTTGAAGGCAGATGTGATGATCTGGGCCTGAAAAATCTCTCAAAAATAGCCATAACAAGAAACATTGATATGAGAATGGCAGTAGCAACAAAACCCAAGGAAACTGCATTGACTGAGTTGTTAAAGTTCCTCCActgctcttcttctctctctgtatttTGTGCAGCCATCATCATGGCTGGTGCCATAGCTATGCCGCCGTCCCAATTATCTTCACCCCCCATTTAGAGCCAAACCTCAGcagaaacctctctcttctctcttcctttaTGTCATTAACAACTAAGCTCAGAAAAAATGgtgaggaaaaagagagaaacccaTTTGTGCATTTCTTCACTTCATAGTGAATTGTAAAGCAGAAAAGcagaaaaaacagagaaaaaacagagagaaaaacagaggGAAAACAGAGAGATGGTTGGAGGTTGAAATGCCTACAGACGGAGGGAGTCTCTAGGCTTTATGGGTCGAATACAAGTCCTGCTTGGGCTAgtttttgtttggaattattAAATATGGACCTTTTATTGGGCCAAGCGTTTATGTCTAGCCACTCAAACAAATGTGGAAACTGAAAAGCTACCAAAGTTATTACATTTccatgcttttgtttttgggtggaAGACTGAAACTTTAAATTCTATAATAAACTggatatatttttatgttttaaaattaaaaagttgtGATTTGTGAAGTAAAGGCAACCAACGTCCAAGATTGACTAAGATAGAAGTCTCCTATTGCTTGTAGGAAAAGAAATCGTCAAACTACCTCAGGTTATGGTACTTACAAAGTTGAAATTAGCTTCTCATATAATAAGTAGAACACAAAACTGTTGTTTTAGTTACTAATTTTCATCTCTTCATTGAACTGCAATTCTCGAGATGCAGACGCTGCTAGAGTCTGCTGATATGAGAAGCCTGAACTGAGTTTTGCTCTTCCAATGTTGATGAAGTTTTCAACTGCACAGGTCTTTTATTGAAAAGCTTAATCATTGATGGACAGTAAAACTGATCTGGCCAGGCCAGTCCTCATTTATCTTACTTAAAAAAACAAGACTGATGGATGGTTAAAGTTTTAGATTTCTATCAGAAACAAGTCTTTCAATCCCTTGGATGTAAATGGGGTTGCCACAGCCAATGCCATTTTATCTTAAATTGTTTCTCTCGTTCTCCGTTTAGAGCATTCACCACGCATGAGGGAATGGCAAGGACATGATATATAAGCAGGAGAAACAATGTAACAAAGCCTTATTCTGTAACTGTCCGACATTTGATAGCGCGCAGCTGCAAGTCTTGGTTTTGAAATGTGATCTCTCTAATTCGGAAGAAATTAACCCGCCATATGCAACTTATGTTGCTAATGAGCATATGCAGTGCTGTAAACCCTTTTAATGGTGCATAGATTGAGAATACTCAGGATCACCTTGTTGCTGGTGCACCTAGGGGTCTTAAATTGGCTCAAAGCAGAACCATTTACTATGAAATGTTCCAAAATTTTCTTGAAAGTTCCTTTCTCCACAATGCGCAGCTCCAGAGGCCCAATTGAATTGCTTCTCCTTGAGACCACATAGCCATGATCCACAAATGATGCATCCATCTCTCTACAACATTCACCAAGAACCCTCTCTTCAACTTCGCCTTTGATCTCCCAATATATGATGTAGTGGCCTGGTTGAGTTAGCAGATCAGCATGGCTTGTAAAATCAACCAGTTCAGCTTTGGACTTGCTCAGCAATTGAGACCCTCTCTCTACCACTATCTGAAGGTCcttttctgtgtttttgtCAATGTTTACTGTCAATATAAGCTTTCTTCTGCATATAAAGTCCAATTTTGGAGTCCCATTGTGGAAACCAGCCACTTCCACCACATCCCCTAACCTGTACCTATAAAGTCCTGAAAACATTATACAAACattcattattttaaattttaaaattgaaacaaaagcaagattttgcttttatttccctcattttgAGATGTTTTAACTTCAACAGTAGCTCAAATATTGATCAACACATCACACAGATCCTTATGCATACGCTTTTCGAGACCATGATATTATGGTCTTAATATCATCCACGTATCCTGACTACCTAATTTTTCCAAAATGTAACTAGTGGGCCAtgagtttgggaaaatgatcAGATTTTTCCAAGATTGCTGCTGGTCTGCAAATAATCAACAGTCCACGTGTCTGTATTGAATCGAGGCTTGGTTTGTTGTAGGAAAATATAGTGATGGGGCATAGACATGTACAATTCAAAGTTCTGTTCATGAAAGTCGTTTATGTCAGGGCAACTGGTTGAGCTGGCCTTGTAAAGATGCTAAAATGCTTAAGAAAAACACTCACTTTAACTTGGGTTTAATATGCAAAATTAGATTAACTTCAAACACCGAACTGTCTCACGACGTTCTAAACCCAACTCACGTATCACTTGAATCGGCAAAAAACCGAACCCTTGGGACTGTTGCATGCTTCATGTAGAAATGTTTGCTAAAAAATTGCTGTccatgagaaaaagaaaaaaaagaagagaaaagcaaTAGTGACAACTTACCAGTGAAAGTAGTGAGGACTATCTCATATTGCTGTCCAACCTTGACTTGGGATAGTGGGACTGGTTTATCTTCTATGAAGTCATCAATGGCTAAATTGCAATCTTGCTTATGTCTATGGAGTGGTATGAACTCGAAGTAAGAAAAAGTTGGTACCACAGCAAAAGTCACATCCTCTGGAGGCAAACAAGGATCCACATTCACCCCAATCCAACTCTCAGTTGATCCATATTCTGCACTAACTAATGGCACATCCCCTGCAAAGCGTCTGAGTTTTTTCAAGTATGGTTGCATTGATCCTGTCATTATAGAATATACATACTTGGCATTTGGCCAGAGCTTAGGAATTAGACCAAACCAATCCAAATCTTCCAAGCCCTTGCAACTAGCTTCGATTTTTGAAGCCAATGTCGGGTTTGGGGAGATGATATCCAAGACCGCTTTTCGCACTTTCGGTAGATTGATTCTTTTGCTTAGAGTGCCATCTCTGATGTCATTGCACAAGTCTTTCCAGAGTTCTTCAAAAGTAATGAAGGCCTGCACTATGCTATAGGCAAAGGTGGAGGTTATGAACTCTACTTGATCAGAGAAGAAGAGGCCAAGAAGGAGATGGCAGTATGTTGATTGTTTGCTGTCACCACTTGCAATGACTTCTTCTGGGCTGCAAGTGAATGACTTGGTTTTTTCCTGTTTGATCTTGAATTCTTGGCTGGCATAGTAGTGAGTTGTGGCTGTTCCTGCTGTTAATCCCCCCTTAGTTTTGAACTGTCTGCTGCTGTATATGAATTCCAGGATCCTCCCTCCTTCCCTTGTTGGATAAACTCTATAAtcaagaggaagaaagatcAGTAAAATTAAAGAGCCACTTAAAGAAATTTCTAAGTATTCATGATAAAAGATTGGAATATTGCCGTAAGATATAGGTTCATATATATTGAATGAAAGATTCAGAAGTTCAAATAGTTATTCATAAAATAGAACAATGAAAAATTTGTAGAGTAACCAACCTTGATCTGTACGCTGCAGCCAACCTAAATATTTGAAGAGTGGTCTGTGCGCTATGGCGTGTAAAGGGTACGTACTTCTGTCTCCCATCTGTGGTTCCAGAACTAGAAGAACattaaacccaacaaaaaagtGAGAAATATAAGCCAAATTGCAAAACCAGAGGCAAAGGTggcttttttctttgaactCAATACAACAGCAAAAATGTTCCGAGCAGGCATAAGATAACACAAACAAGGTATATTTTACTTAGTTTGGTCGAAAACTAGGAATAATGTAAAGCACATAACCTAATGAAGGAACCTACCTTAAGGAGAGAGTGGTCATAGGTTGTTGGGTGAGTATAGGGCCAGTGTCCCCATTTGCAATTTTGTGAATATAAGGCTCTAAATCTGCATGTGAAGCAAGGGGCACCAAAGAAGTGTAGAGAGATTCCAATACAAATCCATCTACCTCTTGGATTTTGATGTCCCCCAACCATTGCCTGAGATATTCCACACTGCAGTTTTGCTCAAGTATCTTCCTGAGTGTCTGTGTTTGAACCAAACCAGCTTTCTCAGTCACATCTTCAAACCACCCAATGATGTCTTCTCCATAGTTGCCATTGCTCTGGTTATTCGTACACGCAGCTGGTTCCATTGGAGAGATTCTGAGAGGCTGcagaaaataataaagttGGTACAATTGTTAGTAGGGGTCCTGACTGCTCTTGTTTCTCTCTAGCATATATATGATTTATATAGAGCACAGcacaaaattcaaatctctctcttGGATTATGGCAATCTATCTTGAGCTAGCCTTTGTCGTTTATTAAAAAGCTCAACCAACCTTCTAATGTTGCACAACCTCACTCTTCTTAGAATGGTACGATGCCTTGTAGACCACAAGACATACGCAGTGTCATCCTTTTTtgaaggggagagagagagagagagagagagagagagagagagagagagagagagagagagagagagagagagagagagagagagagagagagagagagagagattcttcTTTGAAATGATATGGGGACAAGGAGTGCGAAGGGACCAAAACCAATCAGCTTTGACAGCTTGGCCTAGCAGCACCATGCTCTATTTTTCCCTCCAATTACTAAGCCACCctttgaaaattgagaaggATTTTATGATATATAGTAGTGCCTCATTCATACATAAATGCTCTCATCTCTCATTTTTGGTGGAAGGCCCCTCTGCCCACCTTCCTATTTCTACTGCTAAGGCAAGGTGCAGAAATTTAGGTGGACAATGATCTCATTCTAGTATGTAGGAACCCAAGTTTTAGGCACATGTGGCAATAAGAGGAACACTTCATCAAGTCAAAGACAGAAAATGGTAAACACACCAAACCTACCATGACAATTTTGGTAAACCCACCAAACTTACGATGACAATTTTGGAATGGGATAATTAATTCCTAACAAAGTTAGACTGAAACTTGATCCATAGATTtagacaaaaacaagaaatacaAGGTAATGAACTAGAACAAACTAAACTTTCATCATCTCCAGCTCATACAAGTAACAAAAGCAGATTTTCTGTACTTTGCTTATccagttttcactttttttgaaGAATCATCTTTCCCATTTTCTTGCTAGTAGCCTGAAAGTATTTGGAGACATGAAAGAAAAGATTGGCGTTTAGTTGGAGGGAGTTTTGCCTGATGCAGACACATCATATCATTTTCCAAGGGCAAAGGGCGCTTTGGGATGGAGATGCACAAAGAGGAAATCTACTTGCCATTTTGAGTTTGCTATTTATGCTCACTTCAAGAAAGGGTTGAAGCTTGACGAGAAGATACCAAGCTTCCTTCAAGAAGCTATATTTGGCCTCTTATTTCCAGAAATTTTCATGCTCCtaaattttcttattcttcATGATTTGTGGCAGATTATGCATATGTATTGCGTATGTATGGCGTGCTTGCTCAATCGAGCAGCGACTGACCTTagcatttcttataaatacataatcaCGATTTTCCTATTTATTACAGCTTACAAAAGTCTATGTTCAGAACTATTAAGTCAAGATATAACTATAGACTAGTTATAGTGGTTTAGAGTATTTATTCTTATACTCCctcatgaatcatgatcaaATTAGTTCGAGTCTCTTTCTTAGCTCCTTTTCtatataagaaaaattaattacttgtaattttttttgttatcaaaGAACAAGGTATTTTATCAAGATAGTTGTTAGATTTTGTTCCAACTCTTACGGACCAGTCAGCCTTAG
It encodes:
- the LOC18782939 gene encoding uncharacterized protein LOC18782939 — protein: MGGEDNWDGGIAMAPAMMMAAQNTEREEEQWRNFNNSVNAVSLGFVATAILISMFLVMAIFERFFRPRSSHLPSTSRTTRFDLQQQIVYQNPKLDHHSPKMTSYAREVSVVMPGEDIPTFIAHPAPAPCPREHAAWPLHQHKPCLNPSSSS
- the LOC18784410 gene encoding jasmonic acid-amido synthetase JAR1, whose product is MEPAACTNNQSNGNYGEDIIGWFEDVTEKAGLVQTQTLRKILEQNCSVEYLRQWLGDIKIQEVDGFVLESLYTSLVPLASHADLEPYIHKIANGDTGPILTQQPMTTLSLSSGTTDGRQKYVPFTRHSAQTTLQIFRLAAAYRSRVYPTREGGRILEFIYSSRQFKTKGGLTAGTATTHYYASQEFKIKQEKTKSFTCSPEEVIASGDSKQSTYCHLLLGLFFSDQVEFITSTFAYSIVQAFITFEELWKDLCNDIRDGTLSKRINLPKVRKAVLDIISPNPTLASKIEASCKGLEDLDWFGLIPKLWPNAKYVYSIMTGSMQPYLKKLRRFAGDVPLVSAEYGSTESWIGVNVDPCLPPEDVTFAVVPTFSYFEFIPLHRHKQDCNLAIDDFIEDKPVPLSQVKVGQQYEIVLTTFTGLYRYRLGDVVEVAGFHNGTPKLDFICRRKLILTVNIDKNTEKDLQIVVERGSQLLSKSKAELVDFTSHADLLTQPGHYIIYWEIKGEVEERVLGECCREMDASFVDHGYVVSRRSNSIGPLELRIVEKGTFKKILEHFIVNGSALSQFKTPRCTSNKVILSILNLCTIKRVYSTAYAH